A genomic region of Sander lucioperca isolate FBNREF2018 chromosome 6, SLUC_FBN_1.2, whole genome shotgun sequence contains the following coding sequences:
- the ccdc66 gene encoding coiled-coil domain-containing protein 66 isoform X1, with product MNLGDGLLFELENGKPKLILLTHAVEKNPAKQLSCRPRAASVLSSRQPSCVEEARGEERPARQPAGRHRETKSKAGGAAASFTTNPSTTGGGSTSLTASKTHELNRGGSVKAVAKVKSDRYKHSTTVGSLRTNGKTGQPQNGRTRASGKVGLKDTLANGDAGLKDSVVCLTNEQLQQILHTVQTSSNGQHPPDDHKTQGRGNQTDSKSVSSMNGGGGGGEMEEEEDRGEGKDTTGRSQRKDSRLSGCPFSWLEERQSDNRAAIEAKKAQWRRELDEQVALKQQQQRSAPGRLQAEEDTESMVSVQSSVSYRDQPAAIRSSLRLGEVTPMEEVLTVERREEQRRRWLEELDRQREETSERRRREKLLQNQKEDHELWATHFDSLQRRPPVQTAAPSAPSAPPPAPSNGSERGEWEPSSSLSLVWEATSSCGAESVGGASIDTTSGYPTRASYLRTMTALLDPAQIEERERRRLKQLEQQQAIEAQVEERRQQREREEARRRAEEEEEERRVVLEREMLERRYDLDTRREKQKSSHLEDDVQRQQETLEPSITRQGECLEEVEEEEEEEEEEEEVNSSAFLYKDSAVQTEAAPSLLLRSDRVQTPDVSAQYQPPPSLSAAPPDSRNQAVRAGKENICLLGGGGGGGRGRGGRGGDPYESFARTEGSRRDKRRPEWNTQRPSRQFVPASERYPASLQRNRQESRQRRQAELLALQERACLSRTDPPPPAPPPQRQEPGLCSNPSQTRTSPTRRVERVSRGNGISAAINTERGRSPPIPAVRHRAQSQQAPPSPTPPGLEFVPYVRTDEVFNLDPLEPADTPPPHTHTEHRPQRAASPPAPTHRLLQPGHNTHTHTHTHRQQEILRGLAQLRQGLLQKQRELETDLNPLLKRHDNEHRPHLATHRM from the exons ATGAATCTCGG AGACGGCCTGCTGTTTGAACTTGAAAATGGAAAACCCAAGTTGATTTTACTCACTCATG CCGTTGAGAAGAATCCAGCAAAG CAGCTGTCCTGCAGGCCCAGAGCGGCTAGCGTCCTGAGCTCCAGGCAGCCGTCCTGTGTGGAGGAGGCGCGTGGAGAGGAGCGTCCAGCCCGGCAGCCGGCGGGGAGGCACAGAGAAACCAAGAGCAAGGCAGGAGGAGCAGCCGCCTCCTTCACCACCAACCCCTCCACCACCGGGGGGGGGAGCACCTCTCTGACAGCATCCAAGACACATGAGCTCAACAGAGGGGGCAGCGTCAAAGCTGTGGCCAAG gtgaaGTCAGACAGATACAAACACAGCACTACTGTTGGCTCCCTGAGAACCAATGGGAAAACAGGACAGCCTCAGAACGGTAGGACACGAGCCAGTGGAAAGGTGGGACTAAAAGACACGCTGGCCAATGGGGATGCAGGACTGAAGGACAGCGTGGTGTGTCTGACCAATGAGCAGCTACAGCAGATCCTTCACACAGTCCAGACCTCGAGCAATGGCCAGCACCCCCCAGACGACCACAAGACCCAGGGCAGAG GAAATCAAACCGACTCAAAATCTGTCTCCTCAAtgaatggaggaggaggaggaggagagatggaggaggaggaagacagaGGAGAAGGAAAAGATACAACTGGAAGATCACAGAGAAAAGACAGCAG GTTGTCTGGATGTCCGTTCAGCTGGCTGGAGGAGCGACAGTCAGACAACAGAGCAGCCATCGAAGCCAAGAAGGCTCAGTGGAGGAGAGAactag atgaACAAGTGGCcctgaagcagcagcagcagcgttcGGCTCCCGGCAGACTCCAG gctgAGGAGGACACAGAGAGCATGGTCTCAGTTCAGAGCTCCGTCAGCTACAGAGATCAGCCTGCAGCCATCAGATCCAGCCTCAGACTCGGG GAGGTGACCCCGATGGAGGAGGTGCTGACTGtcgagaggagagaggagcagaggagaCGCTGGCTGGAGGAGCTGGaccgacagagagaggagacgagtgAACGCAGGAGACGAGAGAAACTGCTGCAGAACCAG AAAGAGGACCATGAGCTCTGGGCTACACACTTTGACTCGCTGCAGAGACGGCCTCCTGTCCAGACTGCAGCTCCGTCAGCTCCGTCAGCTCCACCTCCAGCCCCGTCCAATGGCTCTGAGCGAGGGGAGTGGGAGCCCTCGTCCAGCCTGTCCCTGGTCTGGGAGGCCACGAGCAGCTGTGGAGCAGAGAGTGTAGGCGGAGCCAGCATAGATACGACCAGTGGATACCCAACCAGAGCCAG CTATCTGAGGACCATGACCGCCCTGCTGGACCCCGCCCagatagaagagagagagaggaggaggctcaaacagctggagcagcag CAAGCGATCGAGGCACAGGTGGAGGAGCGTCGGCAGCAGAGGGAGCGAGAGGAGGCGAGGAGGAGagcggaggaggaagaggaagagaggagggtgGTGCTGGAGAGGGAGATGCTGGAGAGACGGTACGACCTGGACACACGGAGGGAGAAGCAGAAG tcgaGCCACCTGGAAGATGACGTCCAGAGACAGCAGGAGACGCTGGAGCCCAGCA TTACCAGGCAGGGTGAGTGtttggaggaggtggaggaggaggaggaggaggaggaggaggaggaggaagtcaACAGTTCAGCCTTCCTATACAAAGACTCTGCTGTACAGACAG aagCAGCTCCCTCTCTCCTGCTCAGATCAGACAGAGTTCAGACTCCGGACGTCTCTGCACAGTACCAGCCACCTCCTTCTCTGTCTGCTGCTCCTCCAGACAGCAGGAACCAAGCGGTGAGAGCAGGCAAGGAGAACATCTGTCTgctaggaggaggaggaggaggaggaagaggacgaggaggacgaggaggagacCCATATGAGTCATTCGCCAGGACAGAGGGGAGCAGGAGAGACAAGAGGAGGCCGGAGTGGAACACACAGAG GCCCAGCCGTCAGTTCGTTCCAGCCTCGGAGCGTTACCCAGCCTCTCTGCAGAGGAACAGACAGGAGAGTCGACAGAGGAGGCAGGCCGAGCTCCTCGCTCTGCAGGAGAGGGCCTGTCTGTCCAGGACcgaccctcctcctcctgctcctcctcctcagcgcCAGGAGCCTGGTCTCTGCTCCAACCCCTCACAGACCAGAACCAGTCCCACCAGGAGG GTGGAGAGGGTTTCCAGAGGAAACGGCATCTCTGCAGCCATCAACACTGAAAG GGGGCGCTCTCCTCCCATCCCTGCGGTCAGACACAGAGCTCAGAGTCAGCAGGCCCCgccctcccccacccccccaggCCTGGAGTTCGTCCCTTACGTCCGCACTGATGAAGTCTTCAACCTGGATCCACTGGAGCCTGCTGACACCCCcccaccgcacacacacacag AACATCGTCCTCAGAGAGCAGCATCTCCTCCTGCTCCCACTCACCGCCTCCTCCAGCCtggacacaacacacacacacacacacacacacaccgccagCAGGAGATCCTCAGAGGCCTGGCCCAGCTAcggcag
- the ccdc66 gene encoding coiled-coil domain-containing protein 66 isoform X2, giving the protein MNLGDGLLFELENGKPKLILLTHAVEKNPAKLSCRPRAASVLSSRQPSCVEEARGEERPARQPAGRHRETKSKAGGAAASFTTNPSTTGGGSTSLTASKTHELNRGGSVKAVAKVKSDRYKHSTTVGSLRTNGKTGQPQNGRTRASGKVGLKDTLANGDAGLKDSVVCLTNEQLQQILHTVQTSSNGQHPPDDHKTQGRGNQTDSKSVSSMNGGGGGGEMEEEEDRGEGKDTTGRSQRKDSRLSGCPFSWLEERQSDNRAAIEAKKAQWRRELDEQVALKQQQQRSAPGRLQAEEDTESMVSVQSSVSYRDQPAAIRSSLRLGEVTPMEEVLTVERREEQRRRWLEELDRQREETSERRRREKLLQNQKEDHELWATHFDSLQRRPPVQTAAPSAPSAPPPAPSNGSERGEWEPSSSLSLVWEATSSCGAESVGGASIDTTSGYPTRASYLRTMTALLDPAQIEERERRRLKQLEQQQAIEAQVEERRQQREREEARRRAEEEEEERRVVLEREMLERRYDLDTRREKQKSSHLEDDVQRQQETLEPSTVTRQGECLEEVEEEEEEEEEEEEVNSSAFLYKDSAVQTEAAPSLLLRSDRVQTPDVSAQYQPPPSLSAAPPDSRNQAVRAGKENICLLGGGGGGGRGRGGRGGDPYESFARTEGSRRDKRRPEWNTQRPSRQFVPASERYPASLQRNRQESRQRRQAELLALQERACLSRTDPPPPAPPPQRQEPGLCSNPSQTRTSPTRRVERVSRGNGISAAINTERGRSPPIPAVRHRAQSQQAPPSPTPPGLEFVPYVRTDEVFNLDPLEPADTPPPHTHTEHRPQRAASPPAPTHRLLQPGHNTHTHTHTHRQQEILRGLAQLRQGLLQKQRELETDLNPLLKRHDNEHRPHLATHRM; this is encoded by the exons ATGAATCTCGG AGACGGCCTGCTGTTTGAACTTGAAAATGGAAAACCCAAGTTGATTTTACTCACTCATG CCGTTGAGAAGAATCCAGCAAAG CTGTCCTGCAGGCCCAGAGCGGCTAGCGTCCTGAGCTCCAGGCAGCCGTCCTGTGTGGAGGAGGCGCGTGGAGAGGAGCGTCCAGCCCGGCAGCCGGCGGGGAGGCACAGAGAAACCAAGAGCAAGGCAGGAGGAGCAGCCGCCTCCTTCACCACCAACCCCTCCACCACCGGGGGGGGGAGCACCTCTCTGACAGCATCCAAGACACATGAGCTCAACAGAGGGGGCAGCGTCAAAGCTGTGGCCAAG gtgaaGTCAGACAGATACAAACACAGCACTACTGTTGGCTCCCTGAGAACCAATGGGAAAACAGGACAGCCTCAGAACGGTAGGACACGAGCCAGTGGAAAGGTGGGACTAAAAGACACGCTGGCCAATGGGGATGCAGGACTGAAGGACAGCGTGGTGTGTCTGACCAATGAGCAGCTACAGCAGATCCTTCACACAGTCCAGACCTCGAGCAATGGCCAGCACCCCCCAGACGACCACAAGACCCAGGGCAGAG GAAATCAAACCGACTCAAAATCTGTCTCCTCAAtgaatggaggaggaggaggaggagagatggaggaggaggaagacagaGGAGAAGGAAAAGATACAACTGGAAGATCACAGAGAAAAGACAGCAG GTTGTCTGGATGTCCGTTCAGCTGGCTGGAGGAGCGACAGTCAGACAACAGAGCAGCCATCGAAGCCAAGAAGGCTCAGTGGAGGAGAGAactag atgaACAAGTGGCcctgaagcagcagcagcagcgttcGGCTCCCGGCAGACTCCAG gctgAGGAGGACACAGAGAGCATGGTCTCAGTTCAGAGCTCCGTCAGCTACAGAGATCAGCCTGCAGCCATCAGATCCAGCCTCAGACTCGGG GAGGTGACCCCGATGGAGGAGGTGCTGACTGtcgagaggagagaggagcagaggagaCGCTGGCTGGAGGAGCTGGaccgacagagagaggagacgagtgAACGCAGGAGACGAGAGAAACTGCTGCAGAACCAG AAAGAGGACCATGAGCTCTGGGCTACACACTTTGACTCGCTGCAGAGACGGCCTCCTGTCCAGACTGCAGCTCCGTCAGCTCCGTCAGCTCCACCTCCAGCCCCGTCCAATGGCTCTGAGCGAGGGGAGTGGGAGCCCTCGTCCAGCCTGTCCCTGGTCTGGGAGGCCACGAGCAGCTGTGGAGCAGAGAGTGTAGGCGGAGCCAGCATAGATACGACCAGTGGATACCCAACCAGAGCCAG CTATCTGAGGACCATGACCGCCCTGCTGGACCCCGCCCagatagaagagagagagaggaggaggctcaaacagctggagcagcag CAAGCGATCGAGGCACAGGTGGAGGAGCGTCGGCAGCAGAGGGAGCGAGAGGAGGCGAGGAGGAGagcggaggaggaagaggaagagaggagggtgGTGCTGGAGAGGGAGATGCTGGAGAGACGGTACGACCTGGACACACGGAGGGAGAAGCAGAAG tcgaGCCACCTGGAAGATGACGTCCAGAGACAGCAGGAGACGCTGGAGCCCAGCA CAGTTACCAGGCAGGGTGAGTGtttggaggaggtggaggaggaggaggaggaggaggaggaggaggaggaagtcaACAGTTCAGCCTTCCTATACAAAGACTCTGCTGTACAGACAG aagCAGCTCCCTCTCTCCTGCTCAGATCAGACAGAGTTCAGACTCCGGACGTCTCTGCACAGTACCAGCCACCTCCTTCTCTGTCTGCTGCTCCTCCAGACAGCAGGAACCAAGCGGTGAGAGCAGGCAAGGAGAACATCTGTCTgctaggaggaggaggaggaggaggaagaggacgaggaggacgaggaggagacCCATATGAGTCATTCGCCAGGACAGAGGGGAGCAGGAGAGACAAGAGGAGGCCGGAGTGGAACACACAGAG GCCCAGCCGTCAGTTCGTTCCAGCCTCGGAGCGTTACCCAGCCTCTCTGCAGAGGAACAGACAGGAGAGTCGACAGAGGAGGCAGGCCGAGCTCCTCGCTCTGCAGGAGAGGGCCTGTCTGTCCAGGACcgaccctcctcctcctgctcctcctcctcagcgcCAGGAGCCTGGTCTCTGCTCCAACCCCTCACAGACCAGAACCAGTCCCACCAGGAGG GTGGAGAGGGTTTCCAGAGGAAACGGCATCTCTGCAGCCATCAACACTGAAAG GGGGCGCTCTCCTCCCATCCCTGCGGTCAGACACAGAGCTCAGAGTCAGCAGGCCCCgccctcccccacccccccaggCCTGGAGTTCGTCCCTTACGTCCGCACTGATGAAGTCTTCAACCTGGATCCACTGGAGCCTGCTGACACCCCcccaccgcacacacacacag AACATCGTCCTCAGAGAGCAGCATCTCCTCCTGCTCCCACTCACCGCCTCCTCCAGCCtggacacaacacacacacacacacacacacacaccgccagCAGGAGATCCTCAGAGGCCTGGCCCAGCTAcggcag